Within the Echinicola sp. 20G genome, the region GTGAACTTTATCCGTTTGGGGCACTATCAGCAGTCCCGTATCATTTTGGACTTGTGTGATGAGCTGGGGATTTTGGTATGGGAAGAGATTCCATGGTGCCGAGGTGGCCTTGGTGGAGAAGTCTATAAGCAGCAGGCTCGTAGGATGCTGACCAATATGATCGAACAACATTACAATCATCCAGCGGTGATCATTTGGGGGTTGGGAAATGAAAATGATTGGCCCGGTGATTTTAATGAATTTGACAAGGGAAAGATAAGGGAGTTTATGAACGATCTCAACGGGCTTTCCCATCAACTTGATCCAAGTCGGAAAACCGCTATTCGCCGATGTGATTTTTGTAAAGATATTGTAGATGTTTATTCCCCTTCCATTTGGGCAGGATGGTACCGGGGAATTTATACCGAATACAAGGAAGTATCCAAAAAGGAAATGGAAAAAGTGGATCATTTTCTGCATGTGGAATGGGGAGGAGATAGTCATGCACGCAGGCACTCGGAAAACCCCGACAAGATTTTAGCTGGTATTTCCACTGGTGATGGGGCAGATGAAAGGGATGGTGATGCTACCCTATATGGCGGAGCTGCGCGGGTCTCTAAGGATGGAGACTGGAGTGAAAGCTATATTTGTAACCTAATCGATTGGCACCTGAAGGAACAAGAAACAATGCCTTGGCTAACAGGAACAGCCTACTGGCCATTCAAGGATTTTTCTACTCCTGTAAGACCGGAAAACCCCGTTCCTTATGTCAACCAGAAAGGCGTAGTGGAAAGGGACTTCACAAAGAAAGAGTCTTATTACGTATTCCAGTCTTACTGGACCAAGCAACCAATGGCACATATATATGGTCATAGCTGGCCTGTAAGATGGGGCGATGAAGGAGAGAAGAAAATGATCAAGGTCTATTCAAATTGCAGTGAAGCGGAATTGTTTTTCAATGGCAAAAGTATGGGAGTAAAAAAACGGGATAGTCAGAGTTTCCCAGCTGCTGGTCTGAGATGGATGGTGGCTCCCGGAAAGGGAAAGAACCATGTCAAGGTTATTGCCCGGAATAAGAAGGAAACGGTGACTGATGAAATAACCTTTACCTATCAGACTGAGAAGTGGTCTTCACCTGCTAGATTAATAGTGAATAAAATCTCTGAAGAAAGTAACAAGGTAACTGTAGAAGTGAAGGTAGTGGATGAAAAGGGTGTTTTGTGTTTGGATGCAAGCCAATATATAAGGTTTGGCTTGGCAGGAGATGGGAGGTTGTTGGATGATCTGGGAACAAGCTCCGGTTCCAGAAAGGTCCAGCTTTATAATGGACGCGCTCAGATCAGTATACAACCCAATGGAGGAAAAAATGTAGTCAGTGTTTTATCAGAAGGGTTACCAACAGCTATATTGGAACTATGAAAAGAAATAGATTAATCGCTTACACAATTGGCTGGTTGATTTTTACAGCAATGGCATATATGTTTTTAGGGAAGTCTGGAAATTGTCTGCCTGTAAAAGCTATGAAGAGCAGTCAATTTCCTGAATATAGGGATGTGGTAAGTATCATTAGGGAATATACTTTGGAAGAAGCCAGTTGGGCCATGAAACAACTTCCAATTACCGTTACCAGTAGCCACTCGCCAAGGAGTGCTGGAGGACTTCATGATTTTTACTCCGAAGGAGACTATTGGTGGCCAAATCCTGAAGACCCAGAAGGTCCTTATATACAAAGGGATGGCATGAGCAATCCGGATAATTTTGTAGCTCACCGAGAGGCAATGATCCGTTTCAGTAGAATAGTGGGGACATTGGCAGCAGCCTATCGTATCACTAATGATACCACTTATGTTTCCAAAGCTTTTGATCATTTGGAAGCGTGGTTTTTGGAGGAAGATACCCGGATGAACCCCTCACTAGAATATGCCCAAGCCATTAAGGGAAGGGTAACTGGACGCGGCATCGGGATCATAGATACCATTCATTTGATGGAAGTGGCTCAGGGACTTAGCATTATTGGAAATGCCCCAAATGCCGATCCAATGAAGGTTGAGAAAATCAAACAATGGTTTGATCAATACTTGGTTTGGCTCACGACCCACCAATATGGAAAGGATGAAAGTATACGGAAAAACAACCATGGCACCTGCTATTTTATGCAGGTAGCTTCATTTGCAAAACTAACCCAAAACAAAGAGCTGTTGGATACCTGTCGAAAACAATTTAAGGAAGTCCTACTCCCAAACCAGATGGCCAAGGATGGTAGTTTCCCGCTGGAACTAGAGCGAACAAAACCTTATGGGTATTCTATTTTTAATCTGGATGCTATGGCAACACTTGCCCAGGTGCTTTCCGACGATGAAAATAAGTTGTGGCAGTTTAGAACAAAAAATGGGCAAGGGATCCGGGATGGTATTCACTACCTGTTTCCCTACGTAAAAGATAAGCAGGTTTGGCCTTATTCACCAGATGTAATGTATTGGAACGATTGGCCCGTGGCGCAACCTTTTTTGGTGTTTGGTGCAATGGCCTATGGAGAGAAGGAATGGTTTGATATCTGGGCAAAACTGGACCATAATCCAAAAGAAGGTGAAGTGCTCAGGAATTTGCCCATCAGAAATCCTATTATTTGGTTGGAAAAGTAATGCCTTAAGGAACCTAAACCGAGAATTTGAGGGGTAAAACAGAGCAAAATAATAGATACATATTTAATGTCAAGCATCAGGACACTGAGTTTGTTGTTGATTCAGTGGAACAACTGAAAGTGAGCTAAATACAATATTGGGATTAAAATACTCATCTTGTTCACCTATTTAATCCTTGTCTTTATTTAAATTGGATTTTAAGAAAATTCGATTTGATATTAAGTTGAGCCCTCTTAAAATTAATTTGCCAAATAACCAACCAATGAAAGTGAAGTTGAAAATTGTTGTGTTTCTTATCTGTCTTGTCTCCGGCAGGGCGAGCATGGCTCAAGAAGGACAAATAAGGTTTAGAAACTTAGATGTGGCAAATGGCCTTTCACAGGGATCGGCGATGGCCATTGCGCAAGACGACAGGGGATTTATATGGATTGGGACCAGAGATGGGCTGAATAGATATGATGCTAGGGAATTTACGGTATATAGAAACCAACCTGGGGATAGCCTTTCACTTTCTTCCAATTCTATTACCTCACTTTATAATGATAGCCAGGGAAGGTTATGGGTTGGTACAAATCGTGGATTGAATCGCTATGATCCTAATATGGACAGGTTCCAGCAAGTGTTGCTTGGAGATGAAAGAGGGCGAGCCTTAAATGAAGGTTTGGTGATTTCATTTTTCGAAGATAGAGAGGGTAGGTTGTGGGTATGCACTAGCATGGGGCTTTATTGTATCAAAAAAGATGAATGTATAGCACGCTTAGCTTTTCATGCTTCCAAGTACCCCGCGCGAAATATTGCTCCAAGAAATGTTAATGCAGTTTTTCAAGATAGCAAGGGGTTTTATTGGATTGGGACCAGTCAAGGCTTGATAGAAGGAAGATTGGTAGAAGAAAATTCAAAGATGCCTACATTTGAAATCATGGAAACCTATGATACGGATGGTAGTCATAGCCTACTGAGCGACCATAATATCACCTGTATCAATGAAGTGGAAAAAGGGCTGCTCTGGGTCGGGACAAAAAAAGGTGGTATAAATATCCTGAATTTGCAGACTGGTGAGGTGAGGTTTATCAAGGCAGATGCACAATTTTCAAATGGAATTGCAAGTAATGATATCAGAAGCATTTTCAAGGATAAATTTGGAGGATTTTGGGTGGGAACATTTCGAGGATTAAATCATTATTCCCAAGAAGGAAAGTGGTCCAAGTATGTAGCAAGTGAGGAAGCTTCAGATGCTCTCAGGCACAATTCGGTTAAAAGCATTTTTCAAGATAGCAAAGGATCAATCTGGATCGGGACGTATTATGGAGGAGTACATGTGTTCGACCTGGATATTTCTTGGTTTAACAATCATACTTATTCTCCATACATCAATAGTATCAGCCACAACGTGGTCAGTAGTATAGAAGAAACAGATAAAGGGAACCTATGGATAGGGACAGAAGGTGGTGGGCTCAATTTTTTAGATAGGAATTCAGGGATTTTTTCCCAATTTATTCATCAGGATGATAATCCCAAAAGCCTTAGCCATAACAATGTCAAGTCCCTTTACCAAGACCGCTCAGGGAATCTTTGGGTGGGCACGTATAGTGGAGGGCTAAACCTACTTAAGAATGGAAAAAGCTCCTTTGAGCATTTCATGAACCAGGAAGAGGACAGCTTATCACTCTCCAGTGATAATGTCTATGCGATAGATGAAGATCAACAAGGGAACCTCTGGCTCGGAACTTTTGGCGGAGGGGTGAATATGATGGGAAAAGGGAACTGGGGCAAGTTCGTCCACTACAATACCAATAAAAAGGGGATATACCATTTAAGCTCAAGGGAAGTCAGGACCCTGATTGTAGACACAAAAGATAGGGTTTGGGTGGGGACAGAAGATGGACTTAACCTGCGAGAGAGAGAAGGCGATCCTTTTCAGGTTTTTCATTTTGAGCCCAATGTCCAAGGTAGCTTAAGTGGAGATGTAGTGGTGAGCTTGCTGGAAGACAGCAGACACCGAATATGGATCGGTACATTTAATACTGGTCTGAATCTTTATGATGAAGCGTCCAGGACATTCAGAAACTTTACTGTTGAGGACGGATTGGCTGGAAATAATGTATTTGGGATTTTGGAAGATGAAAAGGGCATCCTGTGGCTTAGCACCAATAATGGACTGAGCAGGTTTGACCCTGAAACTTTGGGAATCAAAAATTATGGTCCTGAGGATGGGTTGAGTGGCAGGGAGTTTGTCATGGGAGGAGCTAAAAAACTGACCAATGGGCAGCTTGCTTTTGGGAGTTCAAATGGTTTTACCCTATTTCACCCTGATAGTTTGAGACAGAGCAGTTACCCACCTCCTGTGGTGTTGACAGACTTTAAATTGTTCAATAAGTCCTTAAAGCCCGATCCTGACGGAGTAATGGCTGAGAATGTTTCCCTATTGAAGGAGATTGTTCTAAGGCATGACCAAAATATTTTTTCCATTGATTTTGCCGTGCTGAATTACGTCATTCCAGAAAAAAATCAATATGCATTTATGTTGGAAGGATTTGATAACCAATGGAATTATGTTAAAAATCCTACTGCCACATATACTAACCTTAATGCCGGTACTTATACTTTTATGGCCAAAGGCAGTAATAATGATGGGGTTTGGAGTGATGTTCCTGCTAGGATCGTGATCAGGGTATTGCCACCACCTTGGAAGACTTGGTGGGCGTTTTTGATTTATGGAACAGTGATTTTTGTAGCAGTTTATTACCTCATGCGTTTTGTTCAGACACGTGCCAAACTGGAGCATGATCTTTATGTAGAACATTTGGAGAATGAGCAGCAAAAAGAACTGCATGAACTAAAGCTTAATTTTTTCACCAATATTTCCCATGAATTCAGAACGCCATTGACACTTATCATTGGGCCACTGGAAAGGCTGCTTCAGGATGGTAAGACAACTGGTTTCCAACTGTCGCTTTTACGGACGATCAGGGGAAATGCGAACAGGCTCTTAGGACTTGTGAACCAGCTTATGGACTTTAGAAAACAGGAGAGCGGCAATATGCAAATGAAGGTTAGCCAAAAGGACTTGGTTCAATTCCTTGAAGAAAGACTTACCTTTTTTATCCCTTATGCTGCCCAAAGAAATGTTGCCCTGCATTTTGACAAAAGAGTGGACAGCTTATTGGTGTACTTTGATTCAGAACAACTGGATAAAGTGGTGTCCAACTTACTCAGTAATGCTTTTAAATATACACCTGAAGAAGGAAAGATAGTGCTGAGGGTAGACCAAGAAGCCTTTACAAGTGATTTTCCGAAAGGAGCAGCAGTTATTGAAGTGGAGGACAATGGAGAGGGGATTCCTTCTGCCGACCTGGAATTAATCTTTGATGGTTTTTATCAAGTCAGTGATCAATATACCAGTACAAGAGGAAAAGAAAATAGTTCTGGAATTGGGTTGGCGCTTACCAAAAGTCTGGTGACAATGCATAAAGGTTCTATCCATGCTTTTAGCAGTGAACTAAATAATGTGGAAAGTGGATCTTCTACTTGTTTTAAAGTGAAAATACCCCTAGGGAAAGACCATCTTTCCAAAGAGCTTATCTGTGATGAAAATTCTACTCAGGAAATGAAAGTTTTTGAGCCAATGGAACTGGACACTCTGGATGAGGTCACCATGGTCGAAAAAGAAAATATTGATCTTCCAGAAAATGACCCACTTCGATACCAAATAGTGGTCGTGGAAGACAATGTGGAGCTTAGGGAATTTATGGTCCAGAGCCTGGAACATAAATATCAAGTAACTGCAGTAGAAAATGGCAGGAAGGGCTGGGAATATATCCAGAAAGAGTTGCCAGATATGGTAGTAAGTGATGTGATGATGCCGGAAATGGACGGCATAGAAATGACAAAATTGATCAAAAAAGACATCCGTACCGACCATATACCTGTACTCTTGCTCACAGCTAGGACTTCTGAGGATTATATGATGAAGGGCTTGGCTTCAGGAAGTATGGATTATATCACCAAACCGTTTCATCTGGACATGCTCCTTCTGAAAATCCATAATATCCTTGAGAGCCGTGAGAATTTCAGAAAGCGTTTTTCTACCGGTTTTCTGAAAAAGATAAGTAGGCAAAAGGAGCAGTCCGCAGAAAAGGAATTTTTGGATAAAATCATCCAAATTATTCAAGACAATTTGTCCGATGAAGGATTTAGTGTTAAAGTCCTTTGCAAGGAGATAGGGATGAGCAGACCTGTTCTTTACAGAAAGCTCAAGCAACTTACGGACAAGAGCGTAATTGAATTGATCAATGAAGTAAAGATGGAAAAGGCAAGCCAAATGTTATTGGAAGAGGGAAGCACCGTAAGCGATGTTGCCTATTCACTGGGGTTCAGCGATCCAAAGTATTTTGGAAAGTCCTTTAAGAACCAATTTGGTAAATCACCATCAAAGTTTATGGAAGAAAACAAAGTAAAGTATATCAATAAATAAGTCCAAAGTATATGCAATGGGTTTTTGAACAAAAATTCCCCCTTCAAGAACAATTGTTGCCCAGTCAGCAGTCGAGTCATTTGCCATTTTTGGATTACCAAATTTATAGATTGATGAAAAAAGAGAGCAAGGGTAAGTTCCGATTTCGTGGAGTAAAGGAGTGGGTTTTAATGGCTTTGTTGATTTCCATGATACTTTTCGTAATCTATATTTCTTAATGTTCTTTTTCTTTTGATAAAGGTCGGGTATAGGAAGGATTGGACTGGGTAAGAGTGTTTTTGCAGAACAAAATATTTTATGGATAAATAAAACATAACCATACTTGGTGTTTGGGGGATAATTTTGTTGATTTGAAATCGGGTGATAAAAATAGTACATGAAAATAATTTAAAGCCCTTTAAAAGAAGAGTAACCCCCCAATGGCCTTTAATGAGATGGAACTTAAAAACCTTTTATATAGGATTTCTGTAAAATCTGATAAAAAGGCTTTTGGTCAACTTTTTAAACTTTACCATGCTAAGTTAATATCATTTTCCCTCTGCTTTTTAAAGGATTATGCAGACGCTGAGGATGTTGTTTCCGAGGTGTTTATAAGGCTTCTCAAGAACAAGGATAGATTATTGGAAATTGAGAATTTTGAAGGTTATTTGTTTCATTCGGTAAAAAACCAATCCCTAAGCTTCCTTAAAAGAAACAAAAAAAGAAATGAAGTTTTCAGGACAATAGATTACGCCGAAATGATGACAGAGGAATTTGTTCAGCCAATTCATAAACTTATCGAATATGAATTAAGGGAAGAGATTACCAGGGTCGTTGAAAGTTTGCCGCTTAAAAGGAAAATGGTTTATAAGATGATCAAAGATGATGCGATGAAAATATCAGAAGTTTCCGAGTTATTGGGAATAGCGGACAAGACGGTTAAGAAACACCTGGAGTTGGCTCTGCGAGATGTTAGAAATGCCATCAGTAATTATCTTTTCGATAAGGACGACAAGACACCAATAATCAATATTAAATCAAATTTTATTAGTATCGCTTTTTTGACGTTGATGGCAGAATTTGAAATTTTTGAAAATCTTTGCCACAGAAACCATATTACTGAAGTAAACTGATTTTTTAATTTGAATATACTTATAATACCGGCAAAGTTCATAAGGATGTTCCAATGGTCGCTTTAATTGCCATTTCATTGGATTTGGCCTTTGGATTTGTAATCTATCCGATAGTTATACCTATACCTTAGAAATTGGGCAAGGATAAGGGCTTATTGGGCCAGTATAAATAATCCCATCAACATTTTTTTTAAAAAAATCTCATTTCCATTACGCCTTTTGATCATATGGGGAGTCTATATATTTGAAACATGGAAGAAAAGAGATTAAATAAGGTATTAAGGAAATATTTCTCTGATAAACTTGATCAGGAAGAAGAAGAACTTCTTAGAAGATGGTTGGATGAGGGCGAACACAATCTTAGGGTTTTTGAAACCCTAAAAGTGGTATGGAAGGAAAAATCTCAAGAACCGGAATTGGTTAATGTAGAGGAAAGAATTAATGATATATGGGCAAAAGCCTTAGACCAAAGTGTCAATGCTGGATCCGTGTTAAGAAAGCTGGTAGAAATAGCTGCAGTTGGGCTGTTTTTCATAGTTGCGTCATGGTTGCTTTGGAACAGCGCAAATAAAAGCGATACTGTTGAGCCCCTAAATCAAGTAACAGAATTGATCTCTAAACATAATTCCCCAGGCCAGAAAACTAAACTTTACCTACCGGATGGTTCCGTGGTCTATCTAAATAGTGAATCTAGCCTGAAATTTTTAAAGGGCTTTAATGGCATGGAAAGAAGAATTTATCTTGATGGAGAGGCCTATTTCGTAGTGGCGAAAGATAGTAGTAGGCCATTTGTTGTACAAAGTAGGGGCGTGGAGACCATAGCTTTAGGGACCGAATTCAATGTCAATGCGTATGAGGAGAACGAAAAAATCAAAGTTTCATTAATTGAAGGAAAGGTACAGGTGAACAACCTTTTGAGTAATGATGACAGTCGTGATTTGCTGCCCGGAAAGGAGCTGATCATTGATGGCAGAAATAATGAAATGATTGAAAAGACAATAGATGTTGAATCTGCCACTGGGTGGAAGGAAGGAAAATTAGTGTTTAAGAATGCATCTTATAAAGATATGGTAATCGCCTTGGAAAGGTGGTATGGTGTGGAGATAAATACTTTCGGGAAAATCCCCAATGATTGGCATTTGACCTCTACTTACAAAGGACAAACCCTGGAAAACATTTTAATTGATCTTACTTATTCAAAAAGCTTTACTTATGAGATAGAAAAAAATACAATAAAAATCAAATTTTAGAGAAGAATCAACAGGCTGGACCCCTGCTGATTCTAAACTGTTCAAGGGCTTTCAAATAAAGCTTATTGAACCTTATTAAAATACTGGTCAGTACTTTAACAACCCAAAATTATGAAAAAAAAACCTATACAGCTAATTCTGAAAATGACAAAATATACCCTTTACGGATTTTTGTTTCAGATGATCATCCTAAATGTAGTCTTAGCTCATAAAATTGAAGCCCAAAAAATCGACGAAGTATTTGTTAGTGTTTCTTTTAATGATACGGAATTACAAAACGTTCTAACTGAAATAGAAAAACAATCAGACTTTCACTTTACCATCCATGAAAATGAGAAATACCTCAACTATAAAGTTTCGGTGCATGGAGCTAATATATCAATAGAAAATTTATTGAAGAAAATCGGAAAACAAACTGGTTTGTCATTTCAACAAGTCAACTATAATATTGGAATTAAAGAGAAAACCGTCCCCGCTTCCAATAAAGAGGCCACATGGGATACGGAAGAAAAGATAATAGTTAGTGGAACCGTTGTAGATGAAAAAGGAATTACCATTCCGGGAGTGAATGTTTTGGAAAAAGGAACCACAAATGGGGCGGTAACAGATATTGATGGAAATTACAGCATTACTGTAGAAAGTCAATCATCACTGGTCTTTTCCTCAATCGGTTTTGTCGCTCAAGAAGTGGAATTAAATGGTCGGACAAAACTAGACATCGTACTTAAAGCTGACATAGGCCAACTTGAAGAAGTTGTTGTTGTGGGCTATGGGACACAAAAGAGAGAGGCTTTAACAGGGGCTGTATCCTCTGTTGGTACGGATAAGCTTGAAAAAAGCCCATCAGCTAATTTGACTAATTCTTTGGCTGGCCAAGCTCCTGGCCTAATCGTTAATACAAGAAGTGGAGAACCAGGAAACGACAATGCGGATATTTTAATTAGGGGAAAAGCCACACTAGGCAATACCAGCCCTTTGGTCGTTATTGATGGAATTCCAGATCGTGCAGGTGGATTTGCCCGTCTAAATCCTTCAGATATAGAAAGCATTTCCATTTTGAAAGATGCTTCGGCGGCTATTTATGGAGCCAGGGCAGCAAATGGAGTAATTGTGATTACTACCAAACGAGGTGATTCAGGAGATCCAAGGCTTTCCTTTTCTACTAATTTCGGGTTCACTCAACCTACCCGAGTCCCGAACTTATTGGATTCCTATAAATATGCGATAGCCTCCAATGAGTATAATGAATTGGTAGGGCAAATGCCGCGCTGGAGTGATGAAGATCTTGAAAAATTTAAAAATGGCACAGATCCATTGACGCACCCTAATACAGACTGGTGGGCGTCGGTAATGAAAAATTGGACCCTACAGCAAAACCATAATGTCAGCTTAAGCGGAGGATCAGACAAAGTGAAGTATTTTGTATCAGGACAGTACCTTCGTCAAGAAGGAAATTATAAAGAAGGAGGTACTTATTACAATCAGGCCCAGACAAGGGTCAATCTTGATATTAATGCTACTGAGAAATTTAAAATAGGTGTTGATATTTCCTATCGAAATGAATATAGAAATGGAACAGCTCCAAGCTATGATGCGAATGGGTTGTACAGGGAATTATATTTGGCCTATCCGTGGCTGGTCTATGAATATCCAAATGGTCTTGATGGAGTGGATATTGGAGGTGGCCCAAGGAGCCTAAAAAGAATTACTTCCCCGGAAATGGGATACCAGCACACCAACACAAATTACCTGTTGACCAAAACATCCTTTGACTGGGACCTCTCTGCTATTACTGAAGGTCTGTATTCTATTGGATACTATTCATATGATATTTCAGATAATAAGTATAAGGCATTTGAAAAAACGCCTCCTCCTGCATATATGTATAACCCTACTACAGGTGAATATGATGAAATTGTTTCATTAACTCCTCCTAGTCTTTTAGAACGAAGGGATAATAGTGTTGAACAGTTGTTTCATTTGAGATTAGGTTATACTAAGGATTTTGGACTTCATAATATTGATGCTTTTGCTGCCATAGAGCAGTATAAAGGAGAATTTGATGGGATTTCGGCTTCGAGAATAAATTTCCTTAGCAATAACCTGGATCAACTATTTGCAGGGGGGCAAAATGTGGCAGATAAGGATAACAATTCTAGCATCAAGCAAAATGGAAGGACAAATTTTATAAGCC harbors:
- a CDS encoding TonB-dependent receptor, producing MKKKPIQLILKMTKYTLYGFLFQMIILNVVLAHKIEAQKIDEVFVSVSFNDTELQNVLTEIEKQSDFHFTIHENEKYLNYKVSVHGANISIENLLKKIGKQTGLSFQQVNYNIGIKEKTVPASNKEATWDTEEKIIVSGTVVDEKGITIPGVNVLEKGTTNGAVTDIDGNYSITVESQSSLVFSSIGFVAQEVELNGRTKLDIVLKADIGQLEEVVVVGYGTQKREALTGAVSSVGTDKLEKSPSANLTNSLAGQAPGLIVNTRSGEPGNDNADILIRGKATLGNTSPLVVIDGIPDRAGGFARLNPSDIESISILKDASAAIYGARAANGVIVITTKRGDSGDPRLSFSTNFGFTQPTRVPNLLDSYKYAIASNEYNELVGQMPRWSDEDLEKFKNGTDPLTHPNTDWWASVMKNWTLQQNHNVSLSGGSDKVKYFVSGQYLRQEGNYKEGGTYYNQAQTRVNLDINATEKFKIGVDISYRNEYRNGTAPSYDANGLYRELYLAYPWLVYEYPNGLDGVDIGGGPRSLKRITSPEMGYQHTNTNYLLTKTSFDWDLSAITEGLYSIGYYSYDISDNKYKAFEKTPPPAYMYNPTTGEYDEIVSLTPPSLLERRDNSVEQLFHLRLGYTKDFGLHNIDAFAAIEQYKGEFDGISASRINFLSNNLDQLFAGGQNVADKDNNSSIKQNGRTNFISRISYGYDNRIFIDYNMRYDGSQNFPKGDRFGFFPGVSVGWRISQEDFFSSSVVNELKIKGSWGQMGNDAVSSFQYLQTYLFGNGYFFGPDAGQTPSFELGPTPNTNITWEVATSSNIGIESRFFQGALGVNVDLFRSGRTGILIPRNASVPEYSGLTLPDENLGEVVNKGVELEAFFNKKLGNGLSYNLGGNFTYAKNKVVFMDEAPDIPDYQRKTGFPIDSYLIYQSNGLYQNEGEIADTPHPMNSGPGDIRYIDVNGDGQINALDQVRQSRSRTPEIMYGVTLGASYANFDLNILLQGQARAKALLMPGGLNMAEEFFDGRWQKEGDNHYPRTFNGETGRTFGVNTYASDFWLRNSAFMRLKNVEIGYNFPEGLVQRLKMQSLRVYCNGNNLLSIDQFGPSFDPETPSDIGGWYYPQQRIVNIGLNVTF